In Ochotona princeps isolate mOchPri1 chromosome 22, mOchPri1.hap1, whole genome shotgun sequence, the following are encoded in one genomic region:
- the PROCR gene encoding endothelial protein C receptor, giving the protein MLPTLLPLLLLLFLPHRALCSQETSEGLQGLHMLHFSYFRNPNHVWYQGNASLGGHLTHKLEGLGTNATFLQLQPLQDPESWAFTERLLQQYLKRFHGLVMLVHRERHVAFPLTIRCYAGCELLPEDSKARVFFNVAVNGSSFMSFQPETALWVAGSSNPSQVATYTMKQLNTYNQTRYELREFLEDTCVQYVHKHLAGGNLKGSQTGRSYTSLVLGVLVGSFIIAGVAMGIFLCTGGRRRC; this is encoded by the exons ATGTTGCCAACCTTACTGCCTTTGTTGCTGCTACTTTTCCTGCCCCACCGGGCCCTTTGTAGTCAGGAAACTTCAGAGG GCCTGCAGGGcctccacatgctccacttctcCTACTTCCGCAATCCCAACCACGTGTGGTACCAGGGCAACGCGTCGCTGGGGGGGCACCTGACTCACAAGCTGGAAGGCCTCGGCACCAACGCCACATTcctccagctgcagcccctgcaggATCCCGAGAGCTGGGCGTTCACCGAGAGGCTCCTGCAGCAGTACCTGAAGCGCTTCCATGGCCTCGTGATGCTGGTGCATCGGGAGCGGCATGTGGCCT tTCCTCTAACGATCCGCTGCTACGCGGGCTGCGAGCTGCTACCAGAGGACTCCAAGGCCCGCGTCTTCTTTAATGTGGCTGTGAATGGGAGCTCCTTCATGAGTTTCCAACCAGAGACAGCCCTGTGGGTGGCTGGCTCCTCGAACCCTTCCCAGGTGGCCACCTACACCATGAAGCAGCTCAATACCTACAACCAGACTCGGTACGAACTGCGGGAGTTCCTGGAGGACACGTGTGTGCAGTACGTGCACAAACACTTGGCTGGGGGAAATCTGAAAG GGAGCCAAACGGGGCGCTCCTATACTTCACTAGTCCTGGGTGTGCTGGTGGGCAGTTTCATCATCGCTGGCGTGGCCATGGGCATCTTCCTGTGCACAGGTGGACGGCGGCGCTGCTAG